In the Solanum pennellii chromosome 5, SPENNV200 genome, one interval contains:
- the LOC107019710 gene encoding CCR4-NOT transcription complex subunit 9-like, whose product MSNSWEHRYRMDLLIVNLRESSIRGNVLVELNKFIIHQSTEAMRMDLGFHLWNSELTLPILLQEVVAVYPKLLDPTILTMTETTRLCNALNVIQCMASHPDARIGLLRANIPYFLNPFLQVSENVMRPLQGVTLSILNLIAELAKFDESYGQEILLLLLDTQVVHLCLHCILHGHQQIRKVATFILVKILMQEKGLKYCCALPARFLLVIQVLHQLVDKFTCDEIPCSQQIKYVVQCYLSLSRVAWVGGIYDAVRTYFPQQLIDNTFGNITRDDPEIPNMLHQLVLNLTRQPPQLLVAEVLGRNSRKR is encoded by the exons ATGAGTAATTCGTGGGAGCATCGTTACAGGATGGATCTATTGATAGTGAATCTTCGTGAGAGTAGTATTCGCGGAAATGTTCTTGTTGAACTCAACAAATTCATCATACATCAATCAACTGAAGCAATGCGCATGGATCTTGGATTTCACTTGTGGAACTCTGAACTTACACTCCCCATACTTTTACAG gAAGTAGTAGCAGTGTACCCCAAACTTTTAGACCCAACAATATTAACTATGACGGAAACTACTCGACTTTGTAATGCTCTTAATGTAATTCAG TGTATGGCTTCACATCCAGATGCAAGAATCGGCCTCCTCAGAG CAAACATACCATATTTTCTTAATCCATTTCTCCAAGTTTCTGAAAATGTGATGAGGCCTCTGCAAGGTGTGACGCTTAGCATCTTGAATCTTATTGCTGAACTAGCAAAG TTTGATGAGTCATATGGGCAAGAAATTCTTCTTTTATTGCTAGACACACAAGTAGTTCATTTATGCCTGCACTGCATCCTTCATGGTCATCAACAGATACGGAAG GTTGCAACATTCATACTTGTGAAAATCTTGATGCAAGAGAAAGGGCTAAAATATTGTTGTGCTCTCCCCGCTCGTTTTCTGTTAGTGATACAAGTCCTGCATCAACTGGTAGACAAATTTACTTGTGATGAAATCCCTTGCTCACAGCAGATAAAATATGTTGTTCAATGCTACCTAAGTCTTTCGCGAGTAGCATGGGTAGGCGG GATATATGATGCAGTGAGAACCTATTTTCCACAACAGCTAATTGACAACACTTTTGGCAACATTACTCGT GACGATCCAGAGATTCCAAATATGCTGCATCAGCTAGTGTTGAATCTAACTCGTCAACCACCACAATTATTGGTAGCAGAAGTGTTGGGAAGGAATAGTAGAAAGAGGTAG
- the LOC107019709 gene encoding butyrate--CoA ligase AAE11, peroxisomal-like, with product MDNLPKCGANYVPLTPLTFLTRASNSYANRTSTIYANVRFNWRETHERCCRLASSLRSLNIVKNDVVSVLAPNVPAMLEMHFAVPMAGAVLNAINTRLDAKNVALILKHSEAKIFFIDYEYIDKAKKAIEILLSDFQMPMPLVVVIDDIDSPTGIRFGELDYEQLVFQGSPEHVVENIDDEWDPITLSYTSGTTSEPKGVVYSHRGAFLSTLSLILGWEMGTEPVYLWSLPMFHCNGWTFTWGIAARGGTNVCMRNTTAQEIYSNIVLHKVTHMCAAPIVLSIILEAKPHEQRQIMTPVQVLVGGAPPPAPLLERIERVGFHVVHAYGLTEATGPALVCEWQAKWSKLLWEEQARLKARQGLGILTLADVDVKEFKNMESVPRDGKTTGEICLRGSSIMKGYLKNEKANSEVFKNGWFFTGDMGVIHPDGYLEIKDRCKDLYI from the exons ATGGATAATTTACCTAAATGTGGAGCTAATTATGTGCCTCTTACTCCTCTCACCTTTTTAACCAGAGCCTCTAATTCTTATGCCAACCGCACCTCTACTATTTATGCCAATGTTCGCTTCAATTGGCGGGAAACCCATGAACGTTGTTGTCGCCTTGCTTCCTCCCTTCGCTCCTTAAACATTGTCAAGAACGACGTG GTCTCAGTCCTTGCACCAAATGTACCGGCCATGTTAGAAATGCATTTTGCTGTGCCTATGGCAGGGGCTGTGCTCAACGCCATCAATACAAGGCTGGACGCTAAAAATGTTGCCCTTATTCTCAAGCACTCAGAAGCCAAGATCTTTTTTATTGACTATGAATACATTGACAAAGCTAAAAAGGCCATTGAAATACTACTGTCCGACTTTCAAATGCCAATGCCTCTTGTCGTTGTCATTGATGACATAGATTCCCCTACTGGAATTCGGTTTGGGGAGCTTGATTACGAGCAGTTGGTGTTCCAAGGCAGCCCTGAGCACGTCGTTGAGAATATTGATGACGAATGGGATCCAATTACTTTGAGCTATACATCAGGTACAACTTCAGAGCCAAAGGGAGTCGTGTACAGCCACAGAGGTGCTTTTTTAAGCactttgagtttgattttgggATGGGAGATGGGTACTGAGCCTGTCTACTTATGGTCCCTCCCTATGTTTCACTGCAATGGTTGGACTTTCACATGGGGAATAGCTGCAAGGGGTGGCACCAATGTTTGTATGCGCAATACAACAGCCCAAGAAATATACTCCAACATAGTGTTACACAAAGTAACGCATATGTGTGCTGCACCTATTGTTCTCAGCATAATCCTTGAGGCCAAGCCACACGAGCAGCGTCAAATAATGACTCCGGTACAAGTTTTGGTGGGGGGTGCACCCCCACCAGCACCACTGCTTGAAAGAATCGAGAGGGTGGGATTCCACGTTGTCCATGCCTATGGGCTCACGGAGGCCACTGGACCAGCCCTGGTGTGTGAGTGGCAAGCCAAGTGGAGCAAATTACTGTGGGAAGAACAAGCCAGGTTAAAGGCAAGACAAGGGCTGGGCATACTAACACTTGCTGATGTTGATGTGAAGGAATTCAAGAATATGGAAAGTGTGCCTCGTGATGGGAAAACAACAGGGGAAATATGCCTGAGGGGAAGCAGTATCATGAAAGGGtacttaaaaaatgaaaaggcgaattcagaaGTATTCAAGAACGGTTGGTTTTTCACAGGGGATATGGGAGTGATTCATCCAGATGGGTATTTGGAAATCAAAGATAGATGcaaagatttatatatatag